The following coding sequences lie in one Rutidosis leptorrhynchoides isolate AG116_Rl617_1_P2 chromosome 6, CSIRO_AGI_Rlap_v1, whole genome shotgun sequence genomic window:
- the LOC139854667 gene encoding zinc finger BED domain-containing protein RICESLEEPER 2-like: protein MTNPDSIISEMAFEMKSKFKKYWENYSMILSFAIILDPRYKVKIVEYCYDKLGIHDMDLKEKVDSVVNGLKRLYKEYELCSNMMRGSNLGRRSSKAGKGDDLDGFDSYQSRFSEQENEKSQLEQYLAEALLDRDEYIDILHYWRNNQGRYPQLALMARDILSIPITIVASESSFSIVGQIISKCRSSLKSKNAEDEDEVEEEDLVEDMEALIPVV from the exons ATGACAAATCCTGATTCAATTATAAGTGAGATGGCTTTTGAGATGAAATCGAAATTCAAAAAGTATTGGGAGAATTATAGTATGATATTGTCTTTTGCGATTATCTTGGATCCACGGTATAAGGTGAAGATCGTGGagtattgttatgataaacttggcATCCATGATATGGACCTAAAAGAAAAAGTGGACAGTGTTGTAAACGGTTTAAAGAGGTTATATAAGGAGTATGAGTTGTGTTCTAACATGATGCGTGGTTCGAATTTAGGAAGAAGAAGCTCAAAAGCCGGTAAGGGTGATGATTTGGATGGATTTGATTCATATCAAAGTAGATTTAGCGAACAAgagaatgaaaaatctcaactggaGCAATACTTAGCTGAGGCTTTACTTGACAGAGACGAATATATTGATATTTTACACTATTGGAGAAATAATCAAGGGAGGTATCCACAGTTAGCTCTTATGGCTCGTGACATATTGAGCATCCCAATCACTATTGTTGCTTCTGAGTCATCTTTTAGCATTGTcggtcaaatcataagtaaatgtaGAAGTTCGTTAAAGTCGAAAAATGCTGAAG ATGAAGACGAAGTAGAAGAAGAAGATCTAGTTGAGGATATGGAAGCGTTGATCCCGGTTGTTTGA